One genomic region from Harpia harpyja isolate bHarHar1 chromosome 1, bHarHar1 primary haplotype, whole genome shotgun sequence encodes:
- the SAMHD1 gene encoding deoxynucleoside triphosphate triphosphohydrolase SAMHD1 isoform X1, with protein MGSPAAAAGWGAAPAKRARREGSPEGPRGPTAESDRCDPRLWDTERLCQHLSCCGVGEPSLLRRFRESGVTGSMLLDLPACALEVTRVCLPAERLKVLACLNKLRQQHVDVMKVFNDPIHGHIEIHPLLVRIIDTPQFQRLRYIKQLGGTYFVFPGASHNRFEHSIGVGYLAGCLVRALKERQPELDITQRDILCVEIAGLCHDLGHGPFSHMFDGRFIPLTRPDLKWKHETASVEMFEHLIASNKLEEVMKSYGLVLEEDMNFIKEQIGGPIDETACEKSWPYRGRQKEKSFLYEIVANKKNGIDVDKWDYFARDCHHLGIQNNFDYKRLLKFTRVCEVKNQKHLCTRDKEVGNLYDMFHTRNCLHRRAYQHKIGNIIEIMITEAFQKADKFFKIEGSGGKLYRISTAMEDMEAYSKLTDNIYLEILHSSCPELKEARDILHKIERRELYKFLGETQPETMRQIVKNNSLAESIANSKPEKDPPAVELKAEDFIIDVINMDYGMKEQNPIDKVLFYCKADPSKAVKISKEQVSKLLPMTFAEQVIRVYCKSQDPDTVSAAKQYFIQWCIEKDFTKPQDGDVVAPHLTPMKKSWNNTRDDEHRTASEPSCKQRLPFDK; from the exons atggggagcccggcggcggcggcgggctggggcGCGGCTCCCGCCAAGCGGGCGCGGCGCGAGGGCTCGCCTGAGGGTCCCCGCGGCCCCACGGCGGAGAGCGACCGCTGCGACCCGCGGCTGTGGGACACGGAGCGGCTCTGCCAGCACCTCTCGTGCTGCGGCGTCGGCGAGCCCAGCCTGCTGCGCCGCTTCCGAG AGAGCGGAGTCACCGGGAGCATGCTGCTGGACCTGCCGGCCTGCGCCCTCGAGGTCACTCGCGTCTG ccTCCCTGCTGAGAGACTGAAAGTGCTGGCCTGCCTGAACAAACTGAGACAGCAGCACGTGGATGTAATGAAG GTTTTTAACGATCCAATTCATGGGCACATTGAAATACATCCCCTTCTTGTTCGTATCATCGACACGCCTCAGTTTCAGCGTCTCAGATACATTAAGCAGCTGGGTGGCACTTACTTTGTTTTTCCAGGAGCCTCTCACAACCGCTTTGAACACTCCATAGG GGTGGGCTACCTAGCAGGATGTCTGGTTCGTGCACTGAAGGAGAGACAACCAGAACTGGATATAACCCAGCGAGATATCCTCTGTGTAGAAATTGCTGGGCTTTGTCATGATTTGG gtcATGGGCCATTTTCACACATGTTTGATGGAAGATTTATTCCACTCACTCGTCCAGATTTGAAGTGGAAG CACGAAACTGCTTCTGTTGAAATGTTTGAGCACCTGATCGCTTCCAATAAACTAGAAGAAGTCATGAAGTCCTATGGTCTTGTCCTGGAAGAGGATATGAACTTCATTAAGGAACAAATAGGAGGGCCTATAGATGAAACTGCTTGTGAGAAATCG tGGCCCTACCGTGGTCggcaaaaggagaaaagtttcCTATATGAGATAGTAGCTAACAAAAAAAATGGCATTGATGTTGACAAATGGGATTATTTTGCAAG GGATTGCCATCACCTAGGAATCCAGAATAATTTTGATTATAAGCGATTACTTAAATTCACTCGGGTCTGTGAAGTAAAAAACCAGAAGCATCTCTGTACCCGTGACAAG GAAGTTGGAAATTTGTATGATATGTTCCACACACGGAATTGCCTGCACCGGCGAGCATACCAGCATAAGATTGGCAACATCATTGAAATAAT GATTACGGAAGCCTTTCAAAAAGCAGacaagttttttaaaatagaagGCTCTGGAGGAAAACTGTACCGTATTTCTACAGCAATGGAGGACATGGAAGCCTACAGTAAGCTAACTG ATAATATCTACCTGGAAATTCTGCACTCAAGTTGTCCAGAACTGAAGGAGGCACGAGACATTTTGCATAAAATAGAACGACGTGAATTATACAAGTTTTTAGGAGAGACTCAACCTGAAACAATGAGGCAAATTGTAAAG aataatagCCTGGCAGAAAGTATTGCTAATTCGAAGCCAGAAAAGGATCCTCCAGCTGTGGAGCTAAAGGCTGAAGATTTCATAATTGAT GTTATCAACATGGATTATGGAATGAAAGAACAGAATCCCATTGATAAAGTTCTCTTCTATTGCAAGGCTGATCCTTCCAAGGCAGTCAAGATCAGTAAAGAACAG GTTTCAAAGCTTTTACCCATGACATTTGCAGAGCAGGTTATCCGGGTTTATTGCAAAAGTCAGGATCCAGATACTGTTTCAGctgcaaaacagtattttattcagTGGTGTATAGAGAAGGATTTCACCAAACCACAG GATGGTGATGTGGTTGCCCCTCATCTAACTCCAATGAAGAAAAGCTGGAATAACACAAGAGATGATGAACACAGGACAGCTTCAGAACCCAGCTGCAAACAAAGGCTTCCTTTTGATAAGTAA
- the SAMHD1 gene encoding deoxynucleoside triphosphate triphosphohydrolase SAMHD1 isoform X2 gives MKVFNDPIHGHIEIHPLLVRIIDTPQFQRLRYIKQLGGTYFVFPGASHNRFEHSIGVGYLAGCLVRALKERQPELDITQRDILCVEIAGLCHDLGHGPFSHMFDGRFIPLTRPDLKWKHETASVEMFEHLIASNKLEEVMKSYGLVLEEDMNFIKEQIGGPIDETACEKSWPYRGRQKEKSFLYEIVANKKNGIDVDKWDYFARDCHHLGIQNNFDYKRLLKFTRVCEVKNQKHLCTRDKEVGNLYDMFHTRNCLHRRAYQHKIGNIIEIMITEAFQKADKFFKIEGSGGKLYRISTAMEDMEAYSKLTDNIYLEILHSSCPELKEARDILHKIERRELYKFLGETQPETMRQIVKNNSLAESIANSKPEKDPPAVELKAEDFIIDVINMDYGMKEQNPIDKVLFYCKADPSKAVKISKEQVSKLLPMTFAEQVIRVYCKSQDPDTVSAAKQYFIQWCIEKDFTKPQDGDVVAPHLTPMKKSWNNTRDDEHRTASEPSCKQRLPFDK, from the exons ATGAAG GTTTTTAACGATCCAATTCATGGGCACATTGAAATACATCCCCTTCTTGTTCGTATCATCGACACGCCTCAGTTTCAGCGTCTCAGATACATTAAGCAGCTGGGTGGCACTTACTTTGTTTTTCCAGGAGCCTCTCACAACCGCTTTGAACACTCCATAGG GGTGGGCTACCTAGCAGGATGTCTGGTTCGTGCACTGAAGGAGAGACAACCAGAACTGGATATAACCCAGCGAGATATCCTCTGTGTAGAAATTGCTGGGCTTTGTCATGATTTGG gtcATGGGCCATTTTCACACATGTTTGATGGAAGATTTATTCCACTCACTCGTCCAGATTTGAAGTGGAAG CACGAAACTGCTTCTGTTGAAATGTTTGAGCACCTGATCGCTTCCAATAAACTAGAAGAAGTCATGAAGTCCTATGGTCTTGTCCTGGAAGAGGATATGAACTTCATTAAGGAACAAATAGGAGGGCCTATAGATGAAACTGCTTGTGAGAAATCG tGGCCCTACCGTGGTCggcaaaaggagaaaagtttcCTATATGAGATAGTAGCTAACAAAAAAAATGGCATTGATGTTGACAAATGGGATTATTTTGCAAG GGATTGCCATCACCTAGGAATCCAGAATAATTTTGATTATAAGCGATTACTTAAATTCACTCGGGTCTGTGAAGTAAAAAACCAGAAGCATCTCTGTACCCGTGACAAG GAAGTTGGAAATTTGTATGATATGTTCCACACACGGAATTGCCTGCACCGGCGAGCATACCAGCATAAGATTGGCAACATCATTGAAATAAT GATTACGGAAGCCTTTCAAAAAGCAGacaagttttttaaaatagaagGCTCTGGAGGAAAACTGTACCGTATTTCTACAGCAATGGAGGACATGGAAGCCTACAGTAAGCTAACTG ATAATATCTACCTGGAAATTCTGCACTCAAGTTGTCCAGAACTGAAGGAGGCACGAGACATTTTGCATAAAATAGAACGACGTGAATTATACAAGTTTTTAGGAGAGACTCAACCTGAAACAATGAGGCAAATTGTAAAG aataatagCCTGGCAGAAAGTATTGCTAATTCGAAGCCAGAAAAGGATCCTCCAGCTGTGGAGCTAAAGGCTGAAGATTTCATAATTGAT GTTATCAACATGGATTATGGAATGAAAGAACAGAATCCCATTGATAAAGTTCTCTTCTATTGCAAGGCTGATCCTTCCAAGGCAGTCAAGATCAGTAAAGAACAG GTTTCAAAGCTTTTACCCATGACATTTGCAGAGCAGGTTATCCGGGTTTATTGCAAAAGTCAGGATCCAGATACTGTTTCAGctgcaaaacagtattttattcagTGGTGTATAGAGAAGGATTTCACCAAACCACAG GATGGTGATGTGGTTGCCCCTCATCTAACTCCAATGAAGAAAAGCTGGAATAACACAAGAGATGATGAACACAGGACAGCTTCAGAACCCAGCTGCAAACAAAGGCTTCCTTTTGATAAGTAA